Below is a genomic region from Pseudomonas svalbardensis.
ACGTGTAGTACTGCGCCGCAAACATTTGATGCTGACCCACGTCGGAGGCCACAAAGGCATCGCCCTTGGTGACTTCGCACAGGGTCTCGATCACGGTCTGCGGCTTGATGACGCTGCCGTCGCCCTTGTCGTAAGGGAACAGGCCGCGGTCACCGCGCCACTCATCAACTTGTTTCCACCAGCTGGCAACGGACTCCTTGTTCGGGGTCTCGCCGATTTCCTTGAGGATCGCGACCATCTCGGTCAGGACACTTTCGACCGGACCGACGATAGGCACGTCTGCCTTGATGGTCTTGGAAATCGAAGCCGGGTCGATGTCGATGTGAATGATCTTGGCATTCGGGCAGAACTTGGCCGGGCCGTTGATCACGCGGTCGTCGAAACGGGCGCCGACTGCAAGGATCACGTCGGCATGGTGCATCGCCAGGTTAGCGGTGTAGCTGCCGTGCATACCGAGCATGCCGATGAACTGACGGTCGGTGCCAGGGTAGGCACCCAGACCCATCAGGGTATTGGTCACTGGCAGGTTGAGCATCTTCGCCAGCTCGGTCAGCGGCGCGGAGCCGCCACCGAGAATCACGCCGCCGCCTGCGTACATCACAGGACGCTTGGCCGCCAGGAGCATTTCTGCCGCCTTGCGGATTTGCCCGGAATGACCGCGAACGGCCGGGCTGTAGGAACGCAGCTTGGCTTTTTTCGGAAAGATGTATTCGAACTTCTCGGCCGGGTTGGTCATGTCTTTCGGGATATCGACAACGACCGGACCCGGACGACCGGATTGAGCCAGGTAGAATGCCTTCTTCATGACTTCCGGGATTTCCGATGCGTGCTTGATCATGAAGCTGTGCTTCACGATCGGCCGGGAGATACCGATCATGTCGGTTTCCTGGAACGCATCAGTGCCCACCATGCTGCTAGGCACCTGACCGGAAATGACCACCATCGGAATGGAGTCCATGTAGGCCGTGGCAATACCGGTGATGGCGTTGGTTGCGCCCGGGCCGGAGGTCACCAGTACCACACCGGCTTTACCGGTGGCGCGGGCATAGCCGTCAGCCATATGGGTCGCAGCCTGTTCGTGACGAACCAGGATGTGGGTCACTTCCGGTTCTTTGAACAGGGCATCGTAAACATGAAGAAGAGCACCACCCGGGTACCCGTAGATATATTTGACGCCTTCGTCACGCAAAAAGCGGACGAGCATCTCACCGCCAGATAAAAGCTCCACGTTGTTCACCTCTAAAACGCCAGAATACCGCCCACATAAAAGAGGACGGGTCTTAATAGGTTTACTTCTCAGCAGAGCATGAGCGACGGTGGTCGCCGACTACGTCAGCACTGACTGAGCAAGTATTGGGATCGTCCCAAGTGTTGCGGGCCTTTCCCACCCAGCGCGAGGTAACGCGTTGCGGGTGTAACAGGTCGGCGCGGATGTGCGCCTCATGATCTGCTGAGCGGGCCTGCTTCTGGCAGTCCCTCTACAGCGGACTTTGGATTCTTCTGTTTCGTCCTCTCCAAGTCAAGTCGTCTATGTGCTTTATTGAACTAAGCACATGAGAAAGCAAGAAAAAACCGCTAAACAGCAACTGTGTTAGCTTCAATTGCGCAACCCAATACAAGGAAATGGCATGCGAACGTTTTTCCTGACCGCCAGCCTGCTGATTGGCATCAGCCCTTTGTGCATGGCCGCTCAGATCTACAAATGGGTCGACGCTCAGGGCGTTACCCACTTCGACGCCCAGCCGCCCCAAGGCCGGGAAGCCACCACCGTGGTCACGCCCTCGCTGCCCGCCAGTAACCAGCCCCCGCCGCAACGCAGCGGTGCCATTGGCGATCAACAGGCCATCGATAATAAAGTGAAAAAGCAGGTCGCCGAGCAGCAAGCCCAGCTAAAGGCATTCTGCGAACAGGCGCGGACGAACCTGGCTCAACTGCAGAACAATCCGCGAATACGGGAGGATGTCGACGGTGAGATGCGCCGCCTGACTGACCAGCAACGTCAGGAGCGCATCACCGAAGCACAGAAGCAGATTGCGGATAACTGCCAGTAGACACCTGTAGGAGCCGAGTTAGCGGTAGGCGGTGATCAGTAGATCAAACTCTTTGAGCAGCACCTGCAACTGCCGGTCCTTGCCCTGAACATTACGGGCGGCGAAGACCATTTCGGCCATCTCCTGAATTCCCGAAGCGTTTGGCAAGGGCATATCCTGCTCGAGGATCACCTTCATCCGCGGAAGGAAGATCCATTGCAGCCACTGCTCGAAATCCAGCGTATCGACCGAGAATGGTTCGACACTGGAAAGCGCTTCGGCGGAGGGCGAGACCTCGTCCCACCAACCCTGAACCCGCAGCTCGCGCTCGATCAATAGCAACTGTTCAGCAATCTTCGGAAAGCGTGCATCCATCACAGCGAAACCTTTGCCTTTTGACGGGCCAATGCTGCGCCAGCGGAATCACCCTGTTTCTCACGCGCCTGAGAGATCAACTCCCACAGACTGGCCTGAAGTGCCGGACGACCGTTGGCGAAGGTCAGGCCACGACGAGCAAACTGCTCGGCTTGTGGCGCATCGCCTTGAGCCATGCGCACCTGAGCCAGACGATAAAGCACTTGCGGCTCACGCGGCGCAACACGCTGGGCGCGCTCGAGGCTGGAAGAAGCACCGTTGAGATCACCGCTCGCCTGTTGCTGCTGAGCGGTAGTCAGCAAGGCCAGAACCGGACCGTCCAATTGCTCGTCGGCAGACAAGCCACCGGAGTTCGCCGAAGGAATCCCGCTCGGCGTCGACGGCATGCTGTAGCTGCCCTGATTGACCGGTGCCGACTGGACCGGCGAAGTATCGATCGGCCCCGGGGTGATCGGGCCTGGTGTGATCGGCGCAGTGCTGATCGGTGCCGACGTCACTGCGCCACCACCTGGCACCATCACGACGACGCCGGTATCACCTTGCGGGATTGCCTGGGTCTGGGCTTGTGCAGGACGTTTAGTCGTCGTCTGACGGAAACCGCCATTCGCCGAAACCCGTTCACTGTTCGAAACGGCGCTACCGGAATCCACAACCGGAATCGACCCGCGTTGAACGGAGGAGCAACCGCTGAGCAAAGCCACGGCGGTAACCGCTGGAATCAACCACTTATTCACTTGAAACCCTCTTTGCTTAATTCATCCAGCCCTTGACCCAATCC
It encodes:
- a CDS encoding acetolactate synthase 3 large subunit, with the translated sequence MELLSGGEMLVRFLRDEGVKYIYGYPGGALLHVYDALFKEPEVTHILVRHEQAATHMADGYARATGKAGVVLVTSGPGATNAITGIATAYMDSIPMVVISGQVPSSMVGTDAFQETDMIGISRPIVKHSFMIKHASEIPEVMKKAFYLAQSGRPGPVVVDIPKDMTNPAEKFEYIFPKKAKLRSYSPAVRGHSGQIRKAAEMLLAAKRPVMYAGGGVILGGGSAPLTELAKMLNLPVTNTLMGLGAYPGTDRQFIGMLGMHGSYTANLAMHHADVILAVGARFDDRVINGPAKFCPNAKIIHIDIDPASISKTIKADVPIVGPVESVLTEMVAILKEIGETPNKESVASWWKQVDEWRGDRGLFPYDKGDGSVIKPQTVIETLCEVTKGDAFVASDVGQHQMFAAQYYTFNKPNRWINSGGLGTMGFGFPAAMGIKLSFPDDDVVCVTGEGSIQMNIQELSTCLQYGLPVKIVILNNGVLGMVRQWQDMSYGSRHSHSYMESLPDFVKLAEAYGHVGVRITESKDLKSKMEEAFAMKDRLVIIDVSVDTSEHVYPMQIKDGSMRDMWLSKTERT
- a CDS encoding DUF4124 domain-containing protein; its protein translation is MRTFFLTASLLIGISPLCMAAQIYKWVDAQGVTHFDAQPPQGREATTVVTPSLPASNQPPPQRSGAIGDQQAIDNKVKKQVAEQQAQLKAFCEQARTNLAQLQNNPRIREDVDGEMRRLTDQQRQERITEAQKQIADNCQ
- a CDS encoding YqcC family protein, which gives rise to MDARFPKIAEQLLLIERELRVQGWWDEVSPSAEALSSVEPFSVDTLDFEQWLQWIFLPRMKVILEQDMPLPNASGIQEMAEMVFAARNVQGKDRQLQVLLKEFDLLITAYR
- a CDS encoding tetratricopeptide repeat protein, translated to MNKWLIPAVTAVALLSGCSSVQRGSIPVVDSGSAVSNSERVSANGGFRQTTTKRPAQAQTQAIPQGDTGVVVMVPGGGAVTSAPISTAPITPGPITPGPIDTSPVQSAPVNQGSYSMPSTPSGIPSANSGGLSADEQLDGPVLALLTTAQQQQASGDLNGASSSLERAQRVAPREPQVLYRLAQVRMAQGDAPQAEQFARRGLTFANGRPALQASLWELISQAREKQGDSAGAALARQKAKVSL